CTAAACAAATTCCCATGAATGGTTTTGTGGTTGCTATAAAATCTTTTACAGGCTCAATTAAATCCAATTTTCTCATATTATACATTGCATCAGCAAAAGCCCCGACTCCCGGCAAGATCATCGCATCAGCACTTGAAATAGCAGTCGCGTCAGAAGATATAAAGGCATCGTAGCCAAGATACAAGCAAGCTTGTTGGACGCTAAATAAATTCCCTAGCTGATAATCCACGATTGCTATTTTCATGATATTTTAGTGCGGCACGGTATGCCTCTTTTATTTAAATGACTTTTAATCTCCATCAAGTTGTGAGGGGATATTTTATTAAAGGTTAAACGGCCACTTTGTAAAAAAGACACATTTCCTTCTGAACGGCTTTCCATATTGCTCCTTTTATTAGCAATAAAATCGTAATGTATCATAGAGGCTACAGCGATAGCATCAGCCCTACCTTCAATAATACCTTCAGAACAATGTTCCAATACCCCAACACCGCCATGTGCAATTACAGGTACCGAAACATTTTGTGCAATTAACTTTGTTAATTCAAGATCATAACCTTTTCCCGTACCTTCCGCATCTACAGAAGTGATAACAATTTCGCCAATGCCCAGTTTTTCCAATTGTTTCGCCCATGATAAGACCTCATATCCTGTCTCTTCTCTGCCGTTATCTACAAAAGAAAAGTATTGTCCTGATGGATGCCTTATTGCTTCGATGGCCGCTACAATCGTAGAAGAACCAAATTTTTTAGTTGCTTCTGCAATAAAAGATGGATTTTTAGTTGCTGCCGTATTTATGCAGACTTTATCAGCCCCTGCACGCAAAGCTGCTCTTATGTCGTCAATTGTCCTAATGCCACCACCAACTGTTAAAGGAATAAAGCTACGTTTTGCGGTTTGAGAAATAATGTCATTTAGACTATTTCTTTCATAAAGGCTCGCTACGACATCTTGATAAAACAACTCATCAGCTCCGTTTTCATAGTAATATTTTGCAAAATCTTCAGGCTTTCCCAAAACCCGAAGACCTTCCAGATGAACTCCTTTTACCAGATTAGGTCCTTTAATGTCTAATCGAGCTATAACTCTTATGTTATTCATTTAATTTGTTTTGTCTTCAAAATGTATTGTGCAAATCCCCAATCCACTATGCTATCAAGATCAACCCCATATATCTCAGGCATAACATATTTTTTTACTTTTTTAAAATCTCGAAAGCCTTTATGTGTTTTTAGGCTATTAGAAGATATAATGTAAATTGAGCCATTATACTCATAAACAGGTGGTACATCTTGACGACGATTAACATTTACATTTTCTTTACTTATTTTTAAATATCCATCGCTATTTTCTTCAAATAAATTATAGTACGGGTTGGATTTTGACTCACAAACACTTACAAGCATTTCATCATCCGTAGAGAAAGATTTAAGCATCTCTATAAGATGCTTTTGGGTACGAAAAGGAGAGGTAGGTTGTAGCAAAACAATAGTATTATAAAAAAAATTTCGATTCTCATAATAAGCTAAAGCATGCTGTAAAACTTCGTAAGTTCCTGCCTCGTCAGTGGCCAAATGCGCTGGCCGGAAGAAAGGCACAAAATATTTGATTTCTTTTGCACACTCAGCAATTCTATTGCAGTCCGTAGTTAGGCAAATATTTTCATCTGTGGTAAATAGACGAGCAAATTCTAAAGTATAATGAATAAGTGGCTTGCCACCTAATGGCTTGATATTTTTATGTGGTATCCCTTTTGAGCCACCACGAGCAGGTATTACAAATAATATTTTTTGTTTCATTAAAGTTGCAAATGTTTAATATCTTCTTGTGCTTTTATATAGTCAGGCATTTTTCCAATATCTAACCAATAACTTAATATTGGGTAATTAGTTAATTTTCTTCCAGTATCTATAACCACCTCCATCAAATCTGTCGCATTATAAAATTCATTATTAGGAATAAGTTTTAATAATTCCTTTTTAAAAATATAAATTCCAGCGTTTGAATAGTAGATATAGCGAGGCTTTTCTTTTAACGATAGAACGTTGTCTTCTTTATCCGTTTCCAGAACAGCATATGGCACATCAACATAATAAGGGATGGCAGCAACGGTCATATCTGCATTCGACTTCACAAATTCATTAAAAAAGTCTTCATAATCAATATTCGTTAATAAATCTGAGTTCATCAATAAGATGTAATCATTTTTGAACGATTCCGTTAAAGTTACTGAGCCGATAGTACCTAAAGGCTTCTCTTCAACCAAATATTTTATCGAAATATTCTTATCAGATCCATCTTTAAAATACTCTACTATAACATCTTTTAAATAATTTACGCTAATATACATTTCTTCAATACCAAAGCGAACCAAACGATCAATATTGTGTTCTATAATCGGCTTTTCTCCTATTTTTAGCATTGGCTTTGGAATTTCTTTCGTTAATGGCATAAGTCTTTGTCCTCGACCACCTGCCATGATCACCACACCAACAGGTAAGAAACCATTAAATTCTTGTAGGTCAAGTACCCTTATTAGCTTTGTATCATTATCTAAAAGAGGAACAAAGCGAATATTTTGTTTCTTATATTCACTTATATGTTGATTTTCATTTTCGCCTTTCTTGATATATCTAAATTTTGTATTTCCTGCTAAAACAGCAGGAGATTTAACATCTAACCCCTTAAGTAATCCCCTTCTTATATCGCCATCCGTAAGTGTTGCTAATAATTTATAATCTTCATCTATAATAAATAGTACGTTATTTAATACACCTATTTCATCTAGTATGGCTAATGCGTCTAGAAGTGTATAAGTATTTAATATTACTCGTTGAGGTAATTTCATAAGTCAAAGAATGTTTTCTTAAGAGAGACAGAAGTACTTTTTTGTTGTAAAAGATTTATGATTTTAAACCCACTATTACCTTCTCCATAAGGATTTTTTTCATTTACACATATTTCTTTATGTACAATGGAAAGTGCTTTTTTTATCGCCTTGACGATTGAGTCATAATTAACTTCTGCATTAATAATTGTTTTTCCTTGTTCTCGACCTTTTTGCCGATCCCCAATATTTACGGTCGGTATTTTAAATGAAGGCACCTCAATAAGTCCGCTAGAAGAATTACCTATAACCGCTGTACTATATTTAATTGCTGATAAATAGCGTAGCTGCCCCAAGTTAGTATAAGATTTCGCTCTTAATTTATTTTCAAAAACATATTCATTAATAAGTTGGACGATAATCCGGCCTTCTGCATCTGCGTTTGGAAGAGTGAAAATAATATTTAATTCACTAAAATAGTCTAAGGATTGCAAAAGTGTTTTAAATTGTTTTTCAGCAGTATTTTCCTCTAAAGTAGTTGGATGAAATGTTACCAACAAATAAGGTTTTTTCAAATCAAATCCAAGCTCTTTTGATAATTCAGCCTTGGATAGCAAAGACATTTCTGCAATATTATCTAGCCCTATAGCACCAACATTAAATACACGGTCAGGAGCTTCGCCCAATTGAATCACTCTTTTACGGTGTGTCTCTGTAGAAGTAAAATGAAGATATGACATCTTTGTTATTGCGTGTCTCAGGGCTTCATCTGTGGCTCCCTCTGTTGTTTCACCACCATGTAGATGTGCAATCGGGATTTTTGCCAAGTAAGCAGCGGTGGCGGCGGCAAAAGTTTCAAATCTATCTCCCAAAACAACTACCCAATTTGGTTTAAGTCGTTGATAGCTATCAGCGAACCCTACTAATGCAAGGCCAGTGGACTTGGTTATGCCAACAGGCGTATCACTTGAAAGAAGTATCTCGACTTTATCGCTAATCTTAAAACCATCTTTCTCAATTTCTTTGTATGTTAATCCAAATTCAGGTGACAGATGCATACCTGTTACTACAATTTGAAGTTGAAAAAATTCATGCTTTTTGAGTAATTTTAATAGAGGTAAAAACAAGCCATACTCAGCTCTTGTACCAGTTATAACACAAACTTTTATTTTATTTTCATCGTTCATTTAGTTTTCCTTTTTTATAATTCGATAAGTTCATCCAATTCAAAATTTCGTTTAGCTTTTTTCCCAATCACATTATCCCACTTCATTGGGCTTATACCATTTCCCGGTCGTTTAGTCGTTAAATTACGTTCTGTAAAAACATCATCTTTCTTGATGGCCATAGAAGCAACAATACTTTTACGAGCAATTTCTCTGTTCTTAAATTCAGATACTGAAGGAGTTTTGTCTCCTGCCCCACTAATGGCTTTTTCAATATTTCGAATACCCTTAACCATACCTACCAATTCTTTAGGCTCTAACGAAGCTCTATGGTCTGGCCCCTCCATAGTCTTGGACAAAGTAAAATGCTTCTCTATTAGGGTCGCTCCCAATGCCACAGCAGCTATAGCTACTTCAATTCCAAGTGTATGGTCTGAATATCCAACTTTGGTACCAGTTTTTTTAGCAATAGACTCCATTGCTTTTAGGTTTACATCTTCAAATGGGGTAGGGTATTCGGTATTACAGTGAAGAATTATAATGTTATCTTTGCTGACACCTTCTTTTAAAACAACCTTCAGAGCTGCTCTTAATTCTACCATAGTGGACATACCAGTTGATATTACCAACTGTTCAAAAGACTGAGCCATTTTGCGCAAATATGGCAAATTCGTGATTTCTCCTGATGGTATTTTTCCTAATTTAATCCCAATACTTTTTAGAAAATCTATACTATCAAGGTCAAAAGGAGTAGAAAGGAATTTGATATTTTTTATTTTACAATAATCTATCAACTCAAAGTGGTGGTCTTCACTCAATTCCAATTTTCTAAGCATCGCCAATTGACTTTCTTGGCTTGCTGTGGTCTCCTTTTGATAATCAGCTTTTGACGCTGACTTACTTGCAATTTTTTCAGCTCTGAAAGTTTGAAATTTTACATAATCCGCACCTGCTTCGGCTGCTACATCTACTAATTTCTTAGCCAACTCTAAACTGCCATTGTGATTTACACCTGCTTCAGCTATAATAATAGTATGGTTATACATTTTTTATGATGTCTTAGTTAAATTCTCTTGGCAGGGCTTCCGACATACACCCCCTCAGTATCAATTGATTTTAAAATGGTAGAACCCGCACCAATAACTACATTATCACAAATAGATATGCCCTGAGCAATAACTGTTTGACTTCCTATAAAGACATGATTACCTATTTGACAATTACCATTTATAATTGCACCTGTTGAAACATGGGTATGATTACCAATTTTAACATCGTGTTCAACAATCGCATTAGTGTTGATAATACTATTATCACCTATTTGGCTATCTACATTTACCACTGCTTGGTGCATAACAATACTACCTTTTCCGATAATACTATATTTGGAAACAATTGCATATTTAGAAATAACTGTTGCTAGGGGAGCTTTGTGTTGTTTTAAGTGTGTGTAAAGTTTAGTTCGTAAGGCACTACTTTTAATTTGTCCGACTGTTATTAAAAATAAGCAGTCTTTTTTGACCCATCCCTCTATGTCTTCATCTGTACCTATTATAGTACAATTTAACATTTTTTGCCCAATTTTCTCAAACGTATCTAAAACACCTATTACATTGTACTGACCAGTGCTTGTAATGACATCTAAACAGGCTTTGCAATGCCCTCCTCCTCCTATTAAAATAAGGTTCTGCATCTTTTTAAGAAGGACGAAAACTACTTGGTAGGTTTACCACTCTTTTTTCCAAATATTCTGCGTTTGTTAATGTGCTTTTTTGACAATTCTTAAAGGCAGGAAGCTTATCCATTAGAGTCCAAATCGGTCGAGTCATTACTTTACGCTCATTTGAAAATTTTAGAAAAGCATTTTTGCTTTCCGAGTTTTCAAAAATGATCGAATTAAGCCAAAAATTAGCGGTTGTCCCTTCTAACTCCCAAACGAAAGTTTCAGGACGTGTTTCAAAAAAGAGGCGATAGCTCTGTGCTAAGTCACGCTTATTTGCCAAAAAAGTTGTTAATTGTTCTAATTGAGCAACTGCTAATGCGGCGTTCAGGTTAGGCATCCGATAATTATAGCCTACTTCATCGTGATAGAATTCCCAAGCATGCGGTACTTTAGCTGTCGTTGACAAATGCTTAGCTTTTTTTGCAAAATCCTCATCATTTGTAATAATGGCGCCACCTCCCCCAGAAGTAACAGTTTTATTACCAT
The nucleotide sequence above comes from Rhodothermia bacterium. Encoded proteins:
- the hisF gene encoding imidazole glycerol phosphate synthase subunit HisF; translation: MNNIRVIARLDIKGPNLVKGVHLEGLRVLGKPEDFAKYYYENGADELFYQDVVASLYERNSLNDIISQTAKRSFIPLTVGGGIRTIDDIRAALRAGADKVCINTAATKNPSFIAEATKKFGSSTIVAAIEAIRHPSGQYFSFVDNGREETGYEVLSWAKQLEKLGIGEIVITSVDAEGTGKGYDLELTKLIAQNVSVPVIAHGGVGVLEHCSEGIIEGRADAIAVASMIHYDFIANKRSNMESRSEGNVSFLQSGRLTFNKISPHNLMEIKSHLNKRGIPCRTKIS
- a CDS encoding acylneuraminate cytidylyltransferase family protein — translated: MKQKILFVIPARGGSKGIPHKNIKPLGGKPLIHYTLEFARLFTTDENICLTTDCNRIAECAKEIKYFVPFFRPAHLATDEAGTYEVLQHALAYYENRNFFYNTIVLLQPTSPFRTQKHLIEMLKSFSTDDEMLVSVCESKSNPYYNLFEENSDGYLKISKENVNVNRRQDVPPVYEYNGSIYIISSNSLKTHKGFRDFKKVKKYVMPEIYGVDLDSIVDWGFAQYILKTKQIK
- a CDS encoding nucleotidyltransferase family protein — translated: MKLPQRVILNTYTLLDALAILDEIGVLNNVLFIIDEDYKLLATLTDGDIRRGLLKGLDVKSPAVLAGNTKFRYIKKGENENQHISEYKKQNIRFVPLLDNDTKLIRVLDLQEFNGFLPVGVVIMAGGRGQRLMPLTKEIPKPMLKIGEKPIIEHNIDRLVRFGIEEMYISVNYLKDVIVEYFKDGSDKNISIKYLVEEKPLGTIGSVTLTESFKNDYILLMNSDLLTNIDYEDFFNEFVKSNADMTVAAIPYYVDVPYAVLETDKEDNVLSLKEKPRYIYYSNAGIYIFKKELLKLIPNNEFYNATDLMEVVIDTGRKLTNYPILSYWLDIGKMPDYIKAQEDIKHLQL
- the neuC gene encoding UDP-N-acetylglucosamine 2-epimerase (hydrolyzing), whose product is MNDENKIKVCVITGTRAEYGLFLPLLKLLKKHEFFQLQIVVTGMHLSPEFGLTYKEIEKDGFKISDKVEILLSSDTPVGITKSTGLALVGFADSYQRLKPNWVVVLGDRFETFAAATAAYLAKIPIAHLHGGETTEGATDEALRHAITKMSYLHFTSTETHRKRVIQLGEAPDRVFNVGAIGLDNIAEMSLLSKAELSKELGFDLKKPYLLVTFHPTTLEENTAEKQFKTLLQSLDYFSELNIIFTLPNADAEGRIIVQLINEYVFENKLRAKSYTNLGQLRYLSAIKYSTAVIGNSSSGLIEVPSFKIPTVNIGDRQKGREQGKTIINAEVNYDSIVKAIKKALSIVHKEICVNEKNPYGEGNSGFKIINLLQQKSTSVSLKKTFFDL
- the neuB gene encoding N-acetylneuraminate synthase — translated: MYNHTIIIAEAGVNHNGSLELAKKLVDVAAEAGADYVKFQTFRAEKIASKSASKADYQKETTASQESQLAMLRKLELSEDHHFELIDYCKIKNIKFLSTPFDLDSIDFLKSIGIKLGKIPSGEITNLPYLRKMAQSFEQLVISTGMSTMVELRAALKVVLKEGVSKDNIIILHCNTEYPTPFEDVNLKAMESIAKKTGTKVGYSDHTLGIEVAIAAVALGATLIEKHFTLSKTMEGPDHRASLEPKELVGMVKGIRNIEKAISGAGDKTPSVSEFKNREIARKSIVASMAIKKDDVFTERNLTTKRPGNGISPMKWDNVIGKKAKRNFELDELIEL
- a CDS encoding acetyltransferase, with amino-acid sequence MQNLILIGGGGHCKACLDVITSTGQYNVIGVLDTFEKIGQKMLNCTIIGTDEDIEGWVKKDCLFLITVGQIKSSALRTKLYTHLKQHKAPLATVISKYAIVSKYSIIGKGSIVMHQAVVNVDSQIGDNSIINTNAIVEHDVKIGNHTHVSTGAIINGNCQIGNHVFIGSQTVIAQGISICDNVVIGAGSTILKSIDTEGVYVGSPAKRI